In Archangium violaceum, the following are encoded in one genomic region:
- a CDS encoding DUF2381 family protein: protein MFALSSVALLGLVLLTAPPVDIASRTPLPVCEVGTLHIELMADAPGKAGEVCIHPGLSTTLVFDSQLGRVELAGRERWFRVVLQGENALTLIPTEALAVGERVPVTVYFLDEAAPMNATLELVVHPTQAQRQVEVTRHPRTLLSYREGEQQARAEVQQCQEEKARLLAECGDRVGLTVLIDKGLMGTGGIVSKDISRDVTARPGSTLRSAQAYSYRSDTERVEGALKVVRLAVRMELRNIGQTPWRPAGAVLTGPEHVELKAPGVWSREPIPPGEKRLVVVEVEATAREARGIFTLELRGEDGSARSEFFEGVTFP from the coding sequence GTGTTCGCCCTGTCATCTGTTGCCCTGCTGGGGCTCGTGCTGCTCACCGCACCACCCGTCGATATCGCCTCACGGACTCCGCTTCCCGTTTGCGAGGTGGGCACGCTCCACATCGAGCTGATGGCGGATGCTCCAGGCAAGGCGGGTGAGGTGTGCATCCATCCGGGACTGTCCACCACACTGGTCTTCGACTCACAGTTGGGGCGTGTGGAACTGGCCGGGCGGGAGCGGTGGTTCCGCGTGGTGTTGCAAGGAGAGAATGCGCTCACGCTCATTCCCACGGAGGCGCTGGCGGTTGGGGAGCGCGTGCCAGTGACGGTCTACTTCCTGGACGAAGCGGCCCCCATGAACGCCACCCTCGAACTGGTGGTGCACCCCACCCAGGCCCAGCGGCAGGTGGAGGTGACACGCCATCCACGCACGCTCTTGTCCTACCGGGAGGGCGAGCAGCAGGCACGAGCGGAAGTCCAGCAGTGCCAGGAAGAGAAGGCACGGCTCCTGGCGGAGTGCGGCGATCGGGTGGGGCTCACGGTTCTCATCGACAAAGGGCTCATGGGCACGGGGGGCATTGTTTCCAAGGACATCTCCAGAGACGTCACCGCACGTCCAGGTAGCACGCTCAGGAGTGCGCAGGCTTACAGCTACCGCTCCGACACCGAGCGTGTGGAGGGGGCGCTGAAGGTGGTGCGGCTGGCCGTGCGGATGGAACTGAGGAACATAGGGCAGACGCCCTGGCGGCCCGCGGGTGCGGTGCTGACGGGCCCCGAGCACGTGGAGTTGAAGGCTCCTGGCGTGTGGTCGCGAGAGCCCATCCCGCCGGGAGAGAAGCGCCTCGTCGTGGTGGAGGTGGAGGCGACGGCGAGAGAGGCACGAGGAATCTTCACCCTCGAGTTGCGCGGGGAAGATGGCAGCGCCAGGAGCGAGTTCTTCGAGGGTGTGACGTTCCCGTAG
- a CDS encoding YdcF family protein, whose translation MPITPLEPAELVFVFGTPHHCESLADAAADLWRTGLARRIIATGGLTGRLMESEAGVMRRLLVERGVPDENILTEEKSTNTGENVEFAMPIIERAWGLENIGSVIAVTKLFAARRCLMTLERYWPSVKKMVRAVNYFRTPRERWNEDPELRVRVLREREKIPRYLEQGFLRELR comes from the coding sequence ATGCCGATCACGCCACTCGAGCCGGCGGAACTGGTGTTCGTTTTCGGCACTCCCCATCACTGCGAGTCTCTGGCCGACGCTGCCGCGGACCTGTGGCGGACCGGTTTGGCCCGAAGGATCATCGCAACGGGAGGGCTCACTGGAAGGCTCATGGAGTCGGAAGCTGGAGTCATGCGGCGGCTGCTCGTGGAGCGCGGCGTTCCTGACGAGAACATCCTCACCGAGGAGAAATCGACCAACACGGGGGAGAACGTCGAATTCGCAATGCCCATCATCGAGCGCGCATGGGGCTTGGAGAACATCGGTAGCGTCATCGCGGTCACCAAGCTCTTCGCGGCTCGCCGGTGCCTCATGACCCTGGAACGCTACTGGCCGTCCGTGAAGAAGATGGTAAGAGCTGTCAATTACTTCCGGACCCCACGAGAGCGCTGGAACGAGGATCCCGAACTGAGAGTTCGAGTGCTCCGGGAGCGTGAGAAAATACCCCGCTACCTCGAACAGGGCTTCCTCCGCGAGCTTCGCTGA
- a CDS encoding peptide-methionine (S)-S-oxide reductase, producing the protein MGYTGGSQPAPIYERLGDHTESLQIDYDPARISYETLLGAFWKDADPTERPYSRQYMAAIFYADESQKRWAFATARQAMAGRSGPLLLPILPLATFYRAEDYHQKYYLRRYTDLMREFSAYSEREFEDSTVAMWLNACVDGQLKLEGVAAELERFELSEADRRRMLKLAQVALAHRRR; encoded by the coding sequence GTGGGCTACACCGGCGGCTCCCAGCCGGCTCCGATCTATGAGCGGCTCGGGGACCACACGGAGTCCTTGCAGATCGACTACGACCCGGCGCGGATCTCCTATGAGACGTTGCTGGGCGCTTTCTGGAAGGACGCGGATCCCACCGAGCGGCCCTACAGCCGCCAGTACATGGCCGCCATCTTCTACGCCGACGAGTCGCAGAAGCGGTGGGCGTTCGCGACCGCGCGGCAGGCCATGGCGGGAAGGAGCGGGCCCCTGCTCCTTCCCATCCTGCCGCTGGCCACGTTCTACCGGGCCGAGGACTACCACCAGAAGTACTACCTCCGCCGGTACACGGACCTGATGCGCGAGTTCAGCGCCTACAGCGAGCGCGAGTTCGAGGACTCCACCGTCGCGATGTGGCTCAACGCATGTGTCGACGGCCAGTTGAAGCTGGAGGGGGTGGCGGCCGAGCTCGAGCGCTTCGAGCTGTCGGAGGCCGACCGCCGGCGGATGCTGAAGCTGGCCCAGGTGGCCCTGGCGCATCGTCGGCGGTGA
- a CDS encoding DUF2381 family protein, with translation MNPSPRILRAALLLPLLTTLLLTTGPALAITQLPEGWKPEVRELNLHENPPAAQKEVRVTEGVLTSLEVDDPLDLERTTLTGARGRIQMSQQGRYLLLLDVTGSLEPGERLPLSVAFEDGSRVELTLVRGHQAGDIRIKLHRRPPPSPEESKNMLAKTLADFALDYEADILSQGRLDCEPQEQETPRIGAEPGTVVYHCKPVSTCGPPKMPSFLHRREPMGKLTINGVESGGIALGMLANSVAYQSSIQTVLIVSMFNVDTKHHWRLGEHALRREATGETVPLRFVRAAVAEDGENSSPYGLMAFVIDTPPSPTERFVLEALEKDGGSRRIRVEGITFEPPTRP, from the coding sequence ATGAATCCATCTCCTCGCATCCTCCGCGCCGCCCTCCTGCTCCCACTGCTGACGACCCTGCTGCTGACCACCGGTCCGGCTCTGGCCATCACCCAGCTGCCAGAGGGATGGAAGCCGGAGGTGCGCGAGCTGAACCTCCACGAGAATCCCCCCGCCGCGCAGAAGGAGGTCCGCGTGACGGAGGGAGTCCTGACGAGCCTCGAGGTCGATGACCCGCTCGACCTGGAGCGGACCACCCTCACGGGAGCCAGGGGGCGCATCCAGATGAGTCAGCAGGGGCGGTATCTGCTGCTGCTCGATGTCACGGGCAGCCTGGAGCCCGGCGAGCGGCTGCCCTTGTCCGTGGCCTTCGAGGACGGCTCACGCGTGGAGCTGACCCTGGTGCGCGGCCATCAAGCGGGCGACATCCGAATCAAGCTCCACCGGCGCCCACCTCCCTCGCCGGAGGAGTCGAAGAACATGCTGGCGAAAACCCTGGCGGATTTCGCCCTGGACTACGAGGCGGACATCCTGAGCCAGGGTCGTCTCGACTGCGAGCCCCAGGAGCAGGAGACGCCACGGATTGGAGCCGAGCCAGGGACGGTCGTCTACCATTGCAAGCCTGTCTCCACGTGCGGGCCGCCGAAGATGCCGTCCTTCCTCCACCGCCGTGAGCCCATGGGGAAGCTGACCATCAATGGAGTGGAATCTGGCGGCATCGCATTGGGGATGCTGGCCAACAGCGTGGCCTATCAATCGAGCATACAGACAGTGCTGATCGTGTCCATGTTCAACGTGGACACGAAGCATCACTGGCGTCTGGGCGAGCACGCGCTGCGGCGGGAGGCCACCGGAGAGACAGTGCCCCTGCGCTTCGTCCGGGCGGCCGTCGCCGAGGATGGAGAGAACTCCAGCCCCTACGGGTTGATGGCGTTCGTGATCGACACGCCGCCCTCCCCTACCGAGCGCTTCGTGCTGGAGGCGCTCGAGAAGGACGGCGGCTCGCGCCGCATCCGCGTGGAAGGCATCACGTTCGAGCCGCCCACCAGGCCCTGA
- a CDS encoding serine/threonine-protein kinase — MNALETPPLPPGTRIGADVVEGVLGAGGFGIVYRVRGPEGYRSALKMMPLAECEERAWREATIGARLRHPNLVRQLGAGQWPDTEPRFVWLKLELVEGQPLDVYAWEHDVDSCWVVDRVLEVARALAVVHEAQVVHRDVKEANILVRERDGQAVLLDFGVGYYARAPTITQGLFPPGTPQYRSPEAWRFGEENAGVKGVHYRAGPGDDLYAVGVVLYRLLTGRDPFRVDAEGRVDMEAVLHRAPLPPHIVNPRVPRVVEEVCLRLLEKTPEARYPGAVALCEALEAVRSRADESWKVPLRERARAAGERRARGASRRVAWAGVGLGLALGGWWLARSPPGVSRAGSPTREASAGQEVAPPGPGPESARAAAPPLEESTSAAVAPSAAPRKDSAPVKKQKTTGPQRETRPSDLGAAARNACLGLTGAALQACMSAQQQVPPMRPLPPPQECPAGAVDTMTRMLGLRVGEISSVEWSLVRGRSVPVREDTPVFVPGHWRTPSGQLALPDETRISGRLYIGEGRVYGRFTEAHTPNGETYKVCLELLDTGDNVGLELRPGSGSGIILVDPVARLRVVDRFE; from the coding sequence ATGAATGCGCTCGAGACGCCACCGCTGCCCCCGGGCACGCGCATCGGCGCCGACGTGGTGGAGGGCGTGCTGGGGGCGGGCGGCTTTGGAATCGTGTACCGGGTGCGTGGCCCCGAGGGCTACCGCTCCGCCCTCAAGATGATGCCCCTGGCTGAGTGTGAGGAGCGCGCCTGGCGCGAAGCCACCATCGGGGCGCGCCTGCGGCATCCCAACCTCGTGCGCCAGCTGGGCGCTGGTCAGTGGCCCGACACGGAGCCCCGCTTCGTCTGGCTGAAGCTGGAGTTGGTGGAGGGGCAGCCGCTGGACGTGTACGCCTGGGAGCACGACGTGGACTCGTGCTGGGTGGTGGACAGGGTGCTGGAGGTGGCGCGTGCGCTGGCGGTGGTGCACGAGGCGCAGGTGGTGCACCGAGACGTGAAGGAAGCCAACATCCTGGTGCGCGAGCGTGACGGGCAGGCGGTGCTGTTGGACTTCGGGGTGGGCTACTACGCGCGGGCGCCCACCATCACCCAGGGCCTGTTTCCCCCGGGCACGCCCCAGTACCGCAGCCCCGAGGCGTGGCGCTTCGGCGAGGAGAACGCGGGAGTGAAGGGCGTGCACTACCGGGCCGGGCCGGGGGATGACCTGTACGCGGTGGGGGTGGTGCTCTACCGGCTGCTGACGGGGCGGGACCCCTTCCGGGTCGATGCGGAGGGGAGGGTGGACATGGAGGCCGTGCTGCACCGGGCGCCCTTGCCACCGCACATCGTCAACCCGCGAGTGCCTCGGGTGGTGGAAGAGGTGTGTCTGCGGCTGTTGGAGAAGACGCCCGAGGCGCGCTACCCGGGTGCCGTGGCGCTGTGCGAGGCGTTGGAGGCGGTGAGGTCCCGGGCGGACGAGTCTTGGAAGGTGCCACTGCGCGAGAGGGCACGCGCGGCCGGCGAGCGGCGGGCGCGCGGGGCGTCGCGGCGTGTGGCCTGGGCGGGCGTGGGGTTGGGACTGGCGCTGGGAGGCTGGTGGCTCGCGCGCTCCCCACCCGGTGTGTCGCGCGCCGGGTCTCCAACGCGGGAAGCCAGTGCTGGCCAGGAAGTGGCGCCCCCGGGGCCGGGGCCGGAATCTGCACGGGCCGCGGCTCCGCCTCTGGAGGAGTCCACCTCCGCGGCCGTCGCCCCGTCGGCGGCGCCCCGAAAGGACAGTGCCCCCGTGAAGAAGCAGAAGACGACCGGCCCCCAGCGGGAAACGCGGCCCTCGGACCTGGGAGCCGCCGCGCGCAACGCGTGCCTTGGCCTCACCGGCGCCGCCCTTCAGGCCTGCATGAGCGCACAGCAGCAGGTGCCTCCAATGCGCCCGCTGCCTCCTCCCCAGGAGTGTCCCGCCGGAGCCGTGGACACCATGACCCGCATGCTCGGTCTGCGTGTTGGAGAGATCTCATCCGTCGAATGGTCCCTGGTGCGGGGCAGGTCCGTTCCCGTGCGTGAAGACACTCCGGTCTTCGTACCCGGCCACTGGAGGACGCCCTCGGGCCAGCTCGCATTGCCGGACGAAACCCGCATCTCCGGGAGGCTCTACATCGGGGAGGGGCGTGTGTACGGCCGCTTCACCGAGGCCCATACGCCCAATGGGGAGACGTACAAGGTGTGCCTGGAGCTGCTGGATACAGGTGACAATGTCGGCCTGGAACTCAGGCCCGGCAGCGGGTCGGGGATCATCCTGGTCGACCCTGTCGCACGGCTCAGGGTGGTGGACCGCTTCGAATAG